A stretch of Glandiceps talaboti chromosome 18, keGlaTala1.1, whole genome shotgun sequence DNA encodes these proteins:
- the LOC144449227 gene encoding uncharacterized protein LOC144449227 yields the protein MSSPENSVEMAIAFDDDDDIGDRERRRSGGAGTREVHNKLEKNRRAHLKECFDILKKNIPNMEDKKTSNLCILRSSLRFIQLLKRKEKEYEHEMDRLARQKIAYQQKLAPMKLEFSEHFDRSIVMPWSTRHRELEIDEDQVSTSTASEDEDEPIAVTKQPHPLVSKMPSSFPPSLSHGRVEKPTVTGPSKSMSPRPVNIPVSVRLPPKKMVSTAQKMPIIGPTANSPINTKSSIVSQPTMKSHTSATPVHVKPPIINQPMVTMGTTQNAIPPVTHPLLSHAPIIQSTQSFQQLLSGQSSLNLGQISVPPTMITQASNIPQTLIPQARPTIVPIVNPTVGKSIQQPVYGMPLPSSVLTPSAIAPTMLTSAVVHPSCANHSVNQSLINQPGVSQSLISQSVVSQSLISQSGVSQSLISQSGVSQSLINQPGVAQSLIGQAGVTQPMISQPGVTQSLLSQPGVTQSLLSQPGITPQPLISQPGVTQSLLSQPGVTQSLLSQPGVTQSLISQPGIKYTSSQSGHNVNIPGTKQPDIKHTSSQLPTSQAVVTKSSDQSGISKAVLHTSNQSAVSQPTPNHGVNQIGISQPGVKYVGSQLTTNQPAVSYSFGQMAYSQPDMKHAANLLAISQPVVNHSMVSHVSSPNINQASLGHMVSQSPNGQPSGHFPTQQSTTGHPVAIHTPGQLLASQPPISHSSSQPSASQPGVATVSQSLASQAAISRNLSQSPVTMPSMHRTVDQSSISESVVNQGVSKSPTQISINHGVSKSSGSETTVKHSVSQSAMNESVVNQNNSVKTVPVTISNDSLKSITVGH from the exons CTCTTGAAAAGGAAAGAAAAGGAATATGAACATGAAATGGATCGACTAGCTCGTCAGAAGATTGCTTACCAACAAAAACTTGCACCAATGAAACTGGAATTCAGTGAGCATTTTGATAGAAGTATAGTAATGCCTTGGAGTACAAGACACCGAGAACTTGAAATCGATGAAGACCAAGTATCTACATCAACTGCATCAG AGGATGAAGACGAACCAATTGCAGTCACCAAACAGCCACATCCACTGGTATCAAAAATGCCATCAAGTTTCCCTCCATCTTTATCACATGGTCGCGTGGAAAAACCAACAGTCACAGGCCCAAGTAAATCAATGTCCCCAAGACCAGTCAACATTCCAGTTTCAGTGAGGCTACCACCGAAGAAGATGGTGTCGACTGCTCAGAAAATGCCCATCATTGGTCCTACAGCTAATTCCCCAATAAACACCAAAAGTTCTATTGTGTCGCAGCCAACAATGAAGAGCCACACAAGTGCCACTCCAGTACATGTGAAACCACCAATTATTAACCAACCAATGGTGACAATGGGTACCACACAAAATGCAATCCCACCAGTTACACATCCACTTCTTTCTCATGCACCAATCATCCAGTCCACACAGTCTTTTCAACAGTTATTGTCGGGTCAGAGCTCTCTCAATCTGGGTCAAATATCTGTTCCTCCAACAATGATCACCCAAGCTTCAAATATTCCACAAACTTTGATACCGCAAGCACGTCCAACTATAGTACCAATCGTCAACCCAACGGTTGGCAAGTCAATACAGCAGCCTGTGTACGGCATGCCTCTTCCATCATCGGTTTTGACACCGTCTGCAATAGCACCAACAATGCTTACATCTGCTGTTGTCCATCCATCATGTGCAAACCATAGTGTCAACCAGTCATTGATCAATCaaccaggtgtcagccaatcaTTGATCAGTCAATCAGTTGTCAGCCAATCATTGATCAGTCAATCAGGTGTCAGCCAATCATTGATCAGTCAATCAGGTGTCAGCCAATCATTGATCAATCAACCAGGTGTTGCCCAGTCATTAATTGGCCAAGCAGGTGTCACACAGCCTATGATCAGTCAACCAGGTGTCACACAATCATTACTCAGTCAACCAGGTGTCACACAGTCATTGCTAAGTCAACCAGGTATCACACCACAGCCTTTGATCAGCCAACCAGGTGTCACACAATCATTACTCAGTCAACCAGGTGTCACCCAGTCATTGCTAAGTCAACCAGGTGTCACCCAGTCCTTGATAAGCCAACCAGGTATCAAATACACTTCTAGTCAGTCTGGTCACAATGTGAACATTCCGGGTACTAAACAACCAGATATCAAACACACATCTAGTCAGTTACCCACAAGTCAAGCAGTTGTCACAAAGAGTTCTGACCAATCAGGCATCAGTAAAGCAGTCCTGCATACTTCAAACCAGTCAGCTGTAAGTCAACCAACACCCAATCATGGTGTTAACCAAATAGGTATTAGTCAACCAGGTGTTAAGTATGTGGGTAGTCAATTGACAACTAATCAACCAGCAGTTAGTTACAGTTTTGGCCAGATGGCTTATAGTCAACCAGATATGAAACATGCTGCAAACTTGTTAGCTATTAGTCAACCAGTGGTAAATCATAGCATGGTTAGTCATGTAAGTTCTCCAAATATCAACCAAGCTAGTTTAGGTCATATGGTAAGCCAGTCACCCAATGGGCAACCGAGTGGCCATTTCCCAACCCAACAGTCAACTACCGGTCATCCTGTAGCTATCCATACTCCTGGCCAATTACTTGCCAGTCAACCACCAATCAGCCATAGTTCAAGCCAGCCATCTGCCAGTCAACCTGGTGTGGCCACTGTTAGCCAATCATTAGCCAGTCAAGCAGCTATTAGTCGCAATTTAAGCCAATCACCTGTTACTATGCCTTCCATGCATCGAACTGTTGACCAGTCGTCCATTAGTGAGTCGGTTGTCAATCAAGGAGTCAGCAAATCGCCTACTCAGATATCCATCAATCATGGTGTCAGCAAATCATCTGGCAGTGAGACGACAGTTAAGCATAGTGTTAGCCAATCAGCTATGAATGAGTCTgttgtcaatcaaaataattctgTCAAAACAGTTCCTGTGACAAtatcaaatgattcattaaaatcCATCACAGTGGGCCATTGA